A window of the Bacillota bacterium genome harbors these coding sequences:
- a CDS encoding formylmethanofuran dehydrogenase subunit A, which produces MLMIEGACVYDPRNGIHGQAKSIFVQNGRIVSGEQGTVDTVIPAAGLIAMPGGIDIHTHIAGPKVNTGRILCPEDHRRDPVRRTHSTRSGVGATVPSTFVTGYRYAKLGYTTVVEAAMPPLKARHVHEELADTPIVDKGALVLMGNNHFILNLIRQREKERLLDYITWLLEATGGYGIKVVNPGGVANWKRGSNVRHLDDEVYGYGVTPRQIIDTLLDINEELRLPHAVHLHCNGLGQAGSDEVALATMALAAGRRLHITHLQFSGYRKANGLPFASGAEALAAVVNSHPNLTVDVGQVIFGPAVTMTADGPLQYQLHQLTGERWVNNDIEGETGSGVVPLVYHEQSYAGAMQWLIGLELFLLIDNPWQVYLTTDHPNAGPFTAYPWIIRLLMDRSYREEVAAKLNKRAQQRTNVSDLSREYTLAEIAITTRAGPARALGLRHKGHLGIGAQADIAIYRPQANYQEMFAYPEYVIKEGQVVVNKGEVIRSCVGKTLLPELCQRQAVDSWLAPLFEQVYSVSWANYPVEKQRYFPWEVISCT; this is translated from the coding sequence ATGCTCATGATCGAAGGTGCCTGTGTCTATGATCCCCGCAATGGGATCCACGGACAGGCGAAGAGCATCTTTGTGCAGAATGGTAGAATTGTTTCCGGGGAGCAGGGCACCGTTGACACTGTCATTCCTGCCGCTGGGTTAATAGCTATGCCAGGCGGGATCGACATTCATACCCACATCGCCGGTCCGAAAGTTAATACCGGGCGGATCTTGTGCCCAGAAGATCACCGTCGAGATCCAGTGCGTCGTACCCATAGCACCAGAAGCGGTGTCGGCGCTACGGTTCCCTCTACTTTTGTCACTGGCTATCGTTATGCCAAGCTGGGCTATACTACTGTGGTGGAGGCAGCGATGCCACCACTGAAGGCGCGCCATGTTCATGAAGAACTGGCGGACACACCTATAGTTGATAAGGGCGCTTTGGTTTTGATGGGTAACAACCACTTCATTTTAAATTTGATTCGTCAGCGAGAGAAAGAGCGACTACTGGACTACATAACCTGGCTGCTTGAGGCCACCGGTGGTTATGGGATCAAAGTAGTAAACCCCGGTGGTGTTGCCAACTGGAAACGGGGGAGCAATGTCCGACATCTGGATGATGAAGTGTACGGTTACGGTGTTACTCCCAGACAGATTATCGACACGTTACTGGACATCAATGAGGAACTAAGACTACCCCATGCCGTTCACCTGCACTGCAATGGTCTCGGTCAGGCTGGTAGCGATGAGGTGGCGTTGGCTACTATGGCCCTGGCCGCTGGACGTCGGTTACACATAACCCATCTTCAGTTTAGTGGTTACCGGAAAGCTAACGGTTTGCCGTTTGCTTCCGGGGCGGAAGCACTGGCTGCTGTTGTCAACAGCCATCCTAATTTGACTGTGGATGTAGGTCAAGTGATCTTTGGCCCAGCCGTCACCATGACCGCTGACGGACCCTTGCAATACCAACTGCATCAACTTACTGGCGAACGATGGGTGAACAATGACATCGAAGGAGAGACCGGTTCCGGGGTAGTGCCTTTGGTTTACCATGAACAGAGCTATGCCGGGGCGATGCAGTGGCTCATTGGTTTGGAACTTTTTCTACTTATTGACAACCCTTGGCAGGTGTACTTGACTACTGATCATCCTAACGCCGGTCCTTTCACCGCCTATCCTTGGATCATCAGACTCCTAATGGATCGGAGTTACCGGGAAGAGGTGGCAGCGAAGCTGAACAAAAGAGCACAGCAAAGGACCAATGTTTCAGACTTGTCCCGGGAGTATACGTTGGCGGAGATAGCTATAACCACCAGGGCCGGACCGGCACGGGCTTTGGGTCTCAGACACAAAGGCCATCTTGGTATCGGTGCTCAGGCCGATATTGCCATTTACCGGCCCCAAGCCAATTACCAAGAAATGTTTGCTTACCCGGAATATGTAATCAAAGAAGGGCAAGTGGTAGTTAACAAGGGAGAGGTGATACGAAGCTGCGTTGGCAAAACTCTGTTACCGGAACTGTGTCAGCGACAGGCGGTAGATTCATGGTTAGCACCGCTATTTGAGCAGGTCTATAGCGTCTCGTGGGCCAATTACCCAGTGGAAAAACAGCGTTATTTCCCCTGGGAGGTGATTTCGTGTACATAA
- a CDS encoding formylmethanofuran dehydrogenase subunit B has protein sequence MHEQTGVGCLATKDSRPGWGGTPVVVHKNVVCPGCGSLCDDLQVTVEENKVTAVLRGCMLGRAKFIASPAGVSPRVAGQESSFKAALAAGARILATARHPLIYGLSSTTCEAQKKAVYLAEIIGASIDSTSSICHGPGTLAQQLVGIPTCSLGEVKNRADVVVFWGCNPMEAHPRHFSRYSVAARGLEVARGRKDRQVIVVDVRKTATAKGADLFLQVEPGGDFEVLTVLRALVKGHELPRATYGGIPWEQLVEVGEILRAASYGVLFFGMGLTMTRGGPYNVGQAIDLVRDLNRHTKFAAMPMRGHGNVAGSESVLAWQTGYPFAVNFSRGYPRYNPGEFTATDLLRRREVDAALIVAADPVVTLPARAAACLKEIPTVVVDPYYSPTAQVAQVYFPSAPAGIGAAGTVYRMDLVPLSVKKLIEYPWPSDEEIISELVQGVSKCS, from the coding sequence ATGCACGAACAAACGGGAGTGGGATGCCTGGCTACAAAGGACTCCAGGCCTGGGTGGGGAGGGACTCCAGTGGTTGTTCATAAGAATGTTGTTTGTCCTGGCTGCGGGTCCCTGTGTGACGATCTCCAAGTTACAGTGGAGGAAAACAAAGTGACAGCTGTACTGCGAGGATGTATGTTAGGTCGGGCTAAATTCATAGCTTCCCCTGCAGGCGTAAGCCCCCGAGTGGCCGGACAGGAATCAAGCTTCAAGGCGGCACTGGCTGCGGGGGCCAGGATTCTGGCTACTGCTCGCCATCCATTGATTTACGGACTTTCCAGCACTACGTGTGAGGCTCAAAAGAAAGCGGTGTATTTGGCAGAAATAATCGGGGCCAGCATCGATTCAACGTCATCAATCTGCCATGGTCCCGGTACATTGGCTCAACAGCTGGTTGGTATCCCCACTTGCTCTTTGGGTGAGGTTAAAAACCGAGCTGATGTGGTGGTTTTTTGGGGCTGTAATCCGATGGAAGCTCATCCGCGTCATTTTAGCCGCTACTCTGTAGCAGCCAGAGGCCTAGAGGTGGCCCGAGGGAGAAAAGACAGACAAGTGATCGTGGTGGACGTACGGAAGACAGCAACGGCCAAAGGAGCCGACCTGTTTCTGCAGGTGGAACCAGGTGGCGATTTTGAGGTGCTGACAGTACTGCGGGCCTTGGTTAAGGGCCATGAACTCCCCCGAGCAACTTACGGAGGAATACCATGGGAACAGCTTGTGGAAGTAGGTGAGATTTTGCGGGCCGCCAGTTATGGTGTGCTTTTCTTTGGGATGGGTCTGACTATGACCAGAGGTGGGCCTTATAATGTAGGCCAGGCCATAGACTTAGTTCGTGACTTAAATCGGCACACCAAGTTTGCTGCCATGCCGATGCGAGGTCACGGTAATGTGGCCGGCAGCGAAAGTGTTTTGGCCTGGCAAACAGGATATCCTTTTGCAGTCAATTTTAGCCGCGGTTACCCGCGCTATAATCCGGGGGAGTTTACTGCTACCGATCTATTACGGCGGCGGGAAGTGGATGCGGCTCTGATTGTGGCTGCCGATCCAGTGGTTACATTACCTGCCCGGGCTGCGGCCTGCTTAAAGGAAATCCCTACAGTGGTTGTGGACCCCTATTATTCGCCTACAGCTCAGGTAGCTCAGGTGTACTTTCCTTCGGCCCCGGCTGGAATAGGAGCCGCCGGCACTGTCTACCGTATGGATCTAGTCCCCCTGTCGGTGAAAAAGCTGATTGAATATCCATGGCCCAGCGATGAAGAAATTATCAGCGAATTAGTGCAGGGGGTGAGCAAATGCTCATGA
- a CDS encoding molybdopterin dinucleotide-binding protein: protein MKVEVILITGRTINQGRGLMQGKESGLYRKETAVVELGAAVLEQLGLQAGDLVRVGTAFGEGIFSCRLADLPHNLAFVPYGPEANRLTDARTNGSGMPGYKGLQAWVGRDSSGCS from the coding sequence GTGAAGGTTGAGGTAATTCTAATTACCGGCAGAACCATCAACCAGGGCCGAGGCTTGATGCAAGGTAAGGAGTCAGGGCTATACCGAAAGGAAACTGCCGTGGTTGAACTAGGCGCTGCCGTTCTAGAGCAATTGGGGCTGCAGGCAGGAGATTTGGTCCGGGTGGGCACCGCGTTTGGAGAAGGAATATTTAGCTGTCGCCTAGCTGATCTGCCTCATAATCTGGCCTTTGTTCCCTACGGTCCAGAAGCTAACCGCCTGACCGATGCACGAACAAACGGGAGTGGGATGCCTGGCTACAAAGGACTCCAGGCCTGGGTGGGGAGGGACTCCAGTGGTTGTTCATAA
- a CDS encoding ATP-grasp domain-containing protein, which yields MQKLLVLGFSTRGLAEAVAKSKEGSSYELLTLDYFGDYDQNQWGQSYSLWRDFGQASFSAQALATSATKLSYDTLAYTSGLDDEPDLVAELTTGRELLGNDSSTLRRVRDWEQLHRFLETNRFAYPRTLYQWQGPVPSGRWLLKPRKSGGGTNINWAAEEVHLSEDYLLQEYRASMPASVSFVANGQKAYVLGISEQLCGSRDFGASEFIYSGNIVPLWLDRWSEFPIGLWTWLKKLINLVTVEFGLKGLNGIDFLLTADDEPMFLEVNPRYSASMELFAAAYGYDLFSLHVKACQGFGVEQAVLPAICQRQGYWGKAVVYAPWDLSCGDTGGWFRAGIRDIPHPGEKISAHSPICTVLARGDTREECMEALREQQYWVLAQVIPSNRKGGGPGEG from the coding sequence TTGCAGAAGTTGTTGGTGCTGGGTTTTAGCACTCGGGGTTTGGCTGAAGCTGTTGCCAAGAGCAAGGAAGGCAGCAGCTATGAGCTCCTAACCTTGGATTACTTTGGTGACTATGATCAAAACCAATGGGGGCAGAGTTATTCACTGTGGCGGGATTTTGGACAGGCATCTTTTTCAGCCCAAGCCTTGGCCACGTCCGCCACCAAGTTGAGTTATGATACTTTGGCCTATACTTCAGGCCTGGATGATGAGCCTGATTTGGTGGCTGAATTGACAACCGGCCGAGAGCTGTTGGGTAACGACAGCTCTACCCTACGGCGGGTCAGAGATTGGGAACAACTTCACCGGTTCTTGGAGACTAACAGGTTCGCTTACCCGCGGACGTTGTATCAATGGCAGGGGCCGGTGCCTTCGGGACGGTGGCTGTTAAAACCCAGAAAGTCCGGCGGTGGAACCAACATTAACTGGGCGGCGGAGGAGGTGCATCTGTCCGAAGACTACCTGCTGCAGGAGTATCGGGCCAGTATGCCGGCCTCCGTCTCCTTTGTTGCCAATGGTCAGAAAGCTTACGTTTTAGGCATAAGTGAACAATTATGTGGAAGCCGGGATTTTGGAGCATCAGAATTTATTTATTCAGGCAACATCGTACCGTTATGGCTGGATCGATGGAGTGAGTTCCCGATTGGCTTGTGGACTTGGTTAAAGAAGCTGATTAACCTCGTCACCGTGGAATTTGGTTTGAAGGGATTAAATGGTATTGATTTTCTTCTCACTGCTGACGACGAACCGATGTTTCTGGAGGTGAATCCCCGCTACTCGGCATCTATGGAGCTTTTTGCTGCTGCTTATGGCTACGACTTGTTTTCGTTGCATGTCAAGGCCTGTCAGGGCTTTGGGGTAGAACAGGCCGTTTTGCCTGCCATATGCCAGCGGCAGGGCTATTGGGGGAAAGCTGTCGTCTACGCCCCATGGGATTTAAGCTGCGGCGATACCGGTGGCTGGTTCCGAGCCGGGATCCGTGACATTCCTCATCCGGGTGAAAAAATATCGGCCCACTCTCCGATTTGCACCGTTCTAGCCCGGGGAGATACGCGGGAGGAATGTATGGAGGCCCTTCGTGAACAGCAATACTGGGTATTAGCCCAAGTGATTCCCAGCAATAGGAAAGGGGGCGGCCCCGGTGAAGGTTGA
- a CDS encoding methylenetetrahydromethanopterin dehydrogenase has protein sequence MKKLLIQLDTDSMPSVFDTVVAYDAGVDHVLAYGGVTAENVRDFVYGAMFTRSNQDLKNTAIFIGGSQVATAQEVLTTVQKTFFGSVRVSVLMDANGCNTTAAAAVIKINRAYPVAGQKALVMAGTGPVGLRVAALLSLGGGQVTLTSRSMARAEAACQTLAEQYKVVVEPLKLNPNDQQAAGAALADKAIVVTTGALGAVLLTEETWAGAAALRVVADLNAVPPGGVTGLKLSDDGKRRQGKICFGALGIGGLKMKIHKTAVDHLFTRNDVFLDAQEVYSLGQDS, from the coding sequence GTGAAGAAACTACTCATTCAACTGGATACAGACTCCATGCCCAGTGTTTTTGACACTGTTGTGGCCTACGATGCCGGAGTCGACCATGTCTTGGCCTACGGTGGGGTGACGGCAGAGAATGTACGCGATTTTGTCTACGGAGCAATGTTTACCCGCAGCAACCAAGATCTAAAAAATACGGCCATATTCATCGGCGGTTCACAAGTGGCAACTGCCCAGGAAGTGTTAACGACTGTGCAAAAGACTTTTTTCGGTTCGGTTCGAGTGTCGGTGTTAATGGATGCTAATGGCTGTAACACTACAGCGGCAGCAGCGGTTATCAAAATTAATCGTGCTTATCCCGTAGCTGGGCAGAAGGCTTTGGTAATGGCGGGAACGGGACCGGTAGGACTCAGAGTGGCAGCCTTGTTGTCTTTGGGCGGCGGCCAGGTAACTTTGACTTCCCGATCCATGGCTCGGGCCGAAGCGGCCTGTCAGACTTTAGCGGAACAATATAAGGTGGTCGTAGAACCGTTGAAGCTTAATCCTAATGATCAACAGGCTGCAGGTGCAGCCTTAGCCGATAAGGCCATTGTGGTCACTACCGGTGCCTTAGGCGCAGTTCTTTTGACCGAGGAAACCTGGGCTGGAGCCGCGGCCTTGAGAGTTGTAGCAGACCTTAATGCTGTGCCCCCTGGCGGTGTTACTGGCCTGAAACTGAGCGATGATGGGAAGAGGCGTCAGGGGAAAATATGTTTTGGCGCCCTGGGCATCGGCGGACTCAAGATGAAGATTCACAAGACTGCTGTGGACCATCTGTTTACTAGAAACGATGTGTTCCTGGATGCTCAAGAAGTATATAGTTTAGGCCAGGACAGCTAG
- a CDS encoding DUF2193 domain-containing protein produces MIKEALSAQRADIGVIKEKRGQTFTIGDAQPYVDAVNGMTVGEGQSPEVIDLHVQSVNAHYEILKGLTEYVRPEDDPFVEHYQTPPILEILVEEDTGFKESMSKFIDAIATNEALVGREAVRRYGGFYGPTCVVDFAFCPGSTTSVVNEILKGVDIPTAHKKAILSAKSWGMNTSYGIGAAFADSIEAGKTTAQAVRDEIEMLQMVYREPIAAQTKLMTDGGHQSFDVKEYMLKYKERMKPLILKAVEAGVHYGNIVTVPAYCVGDVAHHIAQSMFNMAKDDVIMAIMEAETDVLANTLQRGLEQGYDSAYDVLSVATGSTACGAAYILEKDGFTAPMVIDLLTKRFYNYVQLYPNRGAAAELHNVDFMDMIHRGSNILEDEPIGNGGKVRGVKVDLDPIEKNEVLANPQRYTYPACGITVRFSALMRLADFPCLLTSEPVTATLMTNIIALNPEVPGSPARVCKDCAVCILTKRHSHCSWHDTV; encoded by the coding sequence ATGATTAAAGAAGCCTTATCGGCTCAGCGGGCAGATATCGGGGTAATTAAGGAAAAGCGGGGTCAGACCTTTACCATTGGTGACGCCCAGCCCTATGTGGATGCCGTCAACGGTATGACCGTTGGGGAGGGGCAGTCCCCTGAGGTCATTGACCTCCATGTTCAGTCTGTCAATGCCCATTACGAAATCCTCAAAGGATTGACTGAGTACGTCCGACCTGAAGACGATCCTTTTGTCGAGCACTACCAGACTCCCCCTATTCTCGAAATTCTGGTTGAGGAAGACACTGGTTTCAAAGAGTCTATGAGCAAGTTTATCGACGCCATTGCAACGAACGAGGCCTTAGTTGGACGAGAGGCGGTCAGACGTTATGGCGGGTTCTATGGACCCACTTGCGTGGTGGACTTTGCCTTCTGTCCTGGTTCCACCACTTCAGTGGTAAACGAGATTCTCAAAGGCGTAGATATTCCAACGGCTCATAAAAAGGCTATTTTGTCGGCCAAGTCGTGGGGAATGAACACCTCTTATGGGATCGGGGCCGCCTTTGCCGATTCCATTGAGGCGGGCAAGACCACTGCCCAAGCTGTTCGGGACGAGATTGAGATGCTGCAAATGGTCTATCGGGAGCCGATCGCAGCTCAGACGAAGCTTATGACCGATGGTGGTCATCAGTCCTTTGATGTTAAGGAGTATATGCTCAAATACAAAGAGCGGATGAAGCCCCTCATTCTTAAGGCAGTAGAAGCAGGGGTTCATTATGGTAACATTGTTACTGTTCCAGCTTACTGTGTAGGCGATGTGGCTCACCATATTGCCCAATCGATGTTCAATATGGCCAAGGACGATGTAATTATGGCCATTATGGAAGCTGAGACCGATGTTTTGGCCAACACTCTCCAGAGAGGGCTGGAACAGGGCTACGACAGCGCCTATGATGTTTTGAGTGTAGCTACCGGTTCCACTGCCTGTGGGGCAGCTTACATCTTGGAGAAAGATGGATTCACTGCGCCGATGGTGATCGATCTGTTAACGAAACGTTTCTACAACTATGTCCAACTATATCCGAACCGTGGGGCTGCTGCTGAACTCCACAATGTAGACTTTATGGATATGATCCACCGGGGGAGCAATATTCTGGAAGATGAACCTATTGGCAATGGCGGCAAGGTGAGAGGTGTCAAAGTTGATTTAGATCCCATCGAGAAGAATGAGGTGCTGGCTAATCCTCAGCGTTACACCTATCCGGCCTGTGGTATTACGGTACGATTCTCCGCTCTTATGCGGCTGGCCGACTTCCCTTGTCTCCTGACCAGCGAGCCGGTAACCGCCACTTTGATGACCAATATTATTGCCCTGAACCCTGAAGTCCCCGGTTCTCCAGCCCGAGTTTGCAAGGACTGTGCTGTCTGCATCTTGACTAAACGCCATAGCCACTGTAGCTGGCATGATACTGTATAG
- a CDS encoding sigma 54-interacting transcriptional regulator — translation MVQNQIKSCWERFVGQGIPVEGIRPEIMASWERCRRRGLDPFQEVRWTQLQGRELKERLEASASVVRVSRPFLEKISGFCDLDGAAFFCDPEGCIVAATGDLNRLSPPETALRVGTQWREEELGTNAISLAIAEKSPSLVTGTEHYLNMMQGLSCAAAPLFDPEGELIGVLGMAGYQRTLCFHTLAMLIALTAAVQMELKLEQTWDRLVSVLQSISEGLIFIDNKGIVSQMNTVAGRIFGLDPVECLGKPVEEVFCNSFPLLRMIKTGREGFNDRELAVDFQGRRLRLTVSSQPVCSKRGGVIGVVLTCREMKSVQRLVTRMAGAQARFEFEDLIGEDPKFTESIGIAKRVARTDSTLLIMGESGTGKDLFAQAIHNASPRRDGPFVAINCAALPRDLVESELFGYEEGAFTGAKRGGRPGKFELASGGTLFLDEIGDIPLETQASLLRVLEEKQVIRIGGHTPVPIQVRFIAATNKDIAKLVNEGHFRLDLFHRLSVVNLFIPPLRERGDDVLLLARYFLRRVSGQLGYEQVVMNPSIKQVLLEYHWPGNVRELQNAIEQALHLAEDGTLQLEHFPARICVPRSHTMRPAMAEKGHSLAEVERMAIVQALEVYQGNVSKVAAFLGIGRTTLYRKLKRYAIELKTFREDAS, via the coding sequence ATGGTTCAGAATCAGATAAAAAGTTGTTGGGAACGTTTTGTTGGGCAGGGAATACCGGTGGAGGGAATCCGCCCTGAGATCATGGCTTCTTGGGAAAGGTGCCGACGGCGGGGGCTGGATCCCTTTCAAGAAGTTAGGTGGACTCAGTTACAGGGACGAGAGCTGAAGGAACGACTGGAGGCATCCGCTTCAGTGGTGCGCGTTAGCCGACCCTTCCTGGAGAAGATCAGTGGGTTTTGTGATTTAGATGGAGCGGCATTCTTCTGTGATCCAGAGGGATGCATTGTCGCCGCTACCGGAGACCTGAACCGATTGTCTCCCCCAGAGACTGCCCTCAGGGTGGGAACTCAGTGGCGAGAAGAAGAGTTGGGAACTAATGCAATCAGCCTGGCTATCGCAGAGAAAAGCCCGAGCCTGGTTACTGGGACCGAACACTATCTTAATATGATGCAAGGGTTGTCGTGCGCCGCTGCTCCGTTGTTTGACCCGGAGGGTGAATTAATAGGAGTCCTCGGCATGGCCGGTTACCAGAGAACGCTTTGTTTTCATACTCTTGCTATGTTGATAGCACTGACGGCAGCGGTGCAAATGGAGCTGAAATTGGAACAGACCTGGGATCGGCTGGTGTCGGTGTTACAATCGATTTCTGAGGGCCTTATCTTTATCGATAATAAGGGCATCGTTAGCCAAATGAATACTGTAGCTGGGAGAATTTTCGGTCTCGATCCGGTGGAATGTTTGGGGAAGCCCGTGGAAGAAGTTTTCTGCAACTCTTTTCCATTATTACGGATGATTAAGACTGGTCGAGAAGGTTTTAATGACCGGGAGTTGGCGGTAGATTTTCAGGGCCGGCGGTTACGCCTCACTGTTTCCAGTCAGCCTGTTTGTTCCAAACGGGGCGGAGTTATCGGGGTGGTGCTGACTTGCCGAGAGATGAAGTCGGTACAACGATTGGTGACGCGCATGGCCGGCGCCCAGGCTCGGTTCGAATTTGAGGACTTAATTGGAGAAGATCCAAAGTTCACTGAGAGTATCGGTATCGCCAAACGGGTAGCCCGCACAGATTCCACCTTGTTGATCATGGGAGAAAGCGGTACTGGGAAGGATCTATTTGCTCAAGCAATCCACAATGCCAGTCCTCGACGGGACGGGCCTTTTGTAGCGATCAATTGTGCCGCTTTGCCGCGCGACTTAGTGGAAAGCGAGCTGTTTGGCTATGAAGAGGGCGCCTTTACCGGGGCAAAACGAGGGGGGCGACCGGGAAAGTTTGAATTAGCCAGCGGCGGTACTTTGTTTCTGGACGAAATTGGCGACATCCCGCTGGAGACGCAGGCCAGTTTGCTTCGAGTGCTGGAAGAAAAGCAAGTGATTCGGATCGGAGGGCATACGCCAGTTCCAATTCAAGTTAGATTTATTGCCGCCACCAACAAGGACATTGCTAAGCTAGTCAATGAAGGACACTTTCGTTTAGATCTGTTTCATCGTCTCAGCGTGGTTAATCTGTTTATTCCGCCGTTGCGGGAGCGAGGCGATGATGTCCTCTTGCTGGCGCGCTATTTTCTGCGACGTGTTTCCGGGCAATTAGGTTATGAGCAGGTGGTTATGAACCCGTCTATTAAACAAGTTCTATTAGAGTATCACTGGCCCGGCAATGTTCGGGAACTACAAAATGCCATTGAACAGGCATTACACCTGGCAGAGGACGGAACTTTACAGCTGGAACATTTTCCGGCGCGGATTTGTGTGCCCCGGTCGCATACCATGAGGCCAGCCATGGCCGAAAAAGGTCACAGCTTAGCCGAGGTGGAACGAATGGCCATTGTGCAGGCACTGGAGGTTTATCAAGGAAATGTAAGCAAAGTGGCAGCCTTTCTGGGAATCGGTCGTACCACTTTGTATCGGAAACTAAAGCGCTATGCGATTGAACTGAAAACTTTTCGGGAAGATGCATCATAG
- a CDS encoding DUF447 family protein — MIIESIVTTVSPQGQMNPAPMGITLLPTEQALQVRPYKTTHTYQNLLSTGVGVVNLSYDGSLFVYTAVGDPVLPGVPAERVPGTVLVDCSWWEIEVERMEDREERALFTCRVVQEGESGVVSGFNRAQAALVEGAILASRPFLYKHSFLNQELDRLAAIITKTGGPREREALSFLLRYLRQFRGKVDGTNA; from the coding sequence ATGATCATTGAGTCCATTGTTACCACGGTTAGCCCGCAGGGACAGATGAATCCTGCCCCCATGGGTATTACTTTGTTGCCGACGGAGCAGGCTCTGCAAGTGCGGCCGTATAAAACAACTCATACCTATCAGAACCTGCTCTCGACCGGCGTCGGAGTAGTAAATTTAAGTTACGATGGGTCGCTTTTCGTCTACACGGCTGTAGGTGATCCGGTTCTGCCGGGCGTTCCGGCGGAACGAGTGCCGGGAACTGTGCTGGTAGATTGTAGCTGGTGGGAAATTGAAGTGGAAAGGATGGAGGATCGGGAAGAACGAGCCCTGTTCACTTGTCGGGTTGTACAGGAGGGAGAAAGTGGAGTTGTCAGTGGATTCAATCGCGCCCAAGCGGCTTTGGTGGAGGGAGCAATCCTAGCTTCTCGCCCTTTTTTGTATAAACACTCTTTTCTTAACCAAGAACTAGATCGGCTGGCTGCTATTATTACTAAAACCGGTGGACCACGGGAAAGAGAAGCCTTGAGCTTTCTTCTTCGGTACTTACGGCAGTTTCGAGGAAAGGTGGATGGTACCAATGCTTAA
- a CDS encoding acyl-CoA thioesterase, giving the protein MGVVYYGNYFTWFEVGRNAFFRSLGQSYKALEEQGMLLPIVEAYCRYLNPAKFEDRITITTSLDDLTASRLVFSYTIRCGETPVATGRTTQCFVLKKSGRPVSLKKHHPDYWQLLQELLSTRDNKTS; this is encoded by the coding sequence ATGGGTGTGGTCTACTATGGTAACTATTTTACCTGGTTTGAAGTGGGTCGCAACGCCTTTTTTCGAAGCTTGGGTCAGTCGTATAAAGCGCTGGAGGAACAGGGAATGTTGCTTCCCATTGTGGAAGCCTACTGCCGTTACTTGAATCCGGCTAAGTTCGAGGACCGAATCACAATTACCACCTCGTTAGATGATCTCACTGCTTCCCGACTGGTGTTTTCGTATACCATCCGATGCGGTGAGACTCCGGTGGCCACCGGAAGGACAACACAATGCTTCGTGCTCAAAAAGAGCGGCCGACCGGTGAGCTTAAAAAAGCACCATCCCGATTATTGGCAGCTTTTGCAGGAGCTACTCTCAACAAGGGACAACAAGACCAGCTAA